A window of the Bradysia coprophila strain Holo2 chromosome X unlocalized genomic scaffold, BU_Bcop_v1 contig_128, whole genome shotgun sequence genome harbors these coding sequences:
- the LOC119067632 gene encoding oxygen-dependent choline dehydrogenase-like, whose translation MNLMSLILSTVALLVQKYADYDRETDYKNTLSELSEDLNVPRIATYDFIVVGGGTAGSLIAGRLSEKFNVLLLESGGNPVPTTANPFLNAYVSTHPAINNIFSSVPQHHFNQEDGGIVKSHTGRMLGGSGSHNGNFYNRGSPCDYNNFANITGDDLWSYKYALKHFQNFERFIGKLVKENERAAFYSTRGPLTVNSEMPPIITAWFQSAKELGYNVCDPNGNQTEGFTPVAMSMKNGERESTYTAFVKPYRNSRKRLTVLTYSDVDQVLINSDKVAYGVLYRRHGIIQIAHASKEVIVSAGTISSPMLLIKSGIGPKDILDKAEIPVLSDLKGVGKNFRDHGAVILRFTVNNPDTTLLQRLDEDDVQKEIKKYHETNRKGFLTRMDVGPQAFIVSSRAKADGQNHWPDLQIVFVQQPVVGKGVPQTTSLQIILNRMKSSGEIGFNTTAYLNGDRDDLKLALIDHRLFSDTSDADVLIEGIELGLQIMENTTSFQKMTVEYTEASPEQCRSLAFRSQAYWKCYVKQRGYSWLHIVGTCSMGSGADPLAVVDSRLRVRGIQRLRVADASVMPRTTNANLNAGVMLVAEKASRDILDSWTATSSVPF comes from the exons atgaatttaatgtcATTGATATTGTCAACCGTAGCGTTGCTGGTTCAGAAATATGCCGACTACGACAGAGAAACGGACTATAAAAACACACTTTCTGAGCTGAGTGAAGACCTGAACGTTCCAAGAATCGCGACGTATGATTTCATTGTCG TTGGTGGTGGTACGGCTGGTTCTCTGATTGCCGGTAGGCTTTCggaaaaatttaatgtatTGCTATTAGAGAGTGGGGGAAATCCGGTTCCTACTACAGCAAACCCATTCCTGAATGCCTATGTATCTACGCATCCAGCCATAAACAACATATTCTCGTCAGTACCACAGCATCATTTTAATCAAGAGGATGGAGGG ATAGTCAAAAGTCACACTGGTCGAATGCTGGGCGGTTCTGGTTCTCATAACGGTAATTTTTACAACAGAGGATCTCCGTGCGACTACAATAATTTTGCGAATATAACTGGTGATGACTTGTGGTCCTACAAATATGCATTGAAACACTTCCAGAATTTTGAACGGTTTATTGGCAAGCTGGTAAAGGAAAACGAACGTGCAG ctTTCTATAGCACTCGGGGACCGTTAACAGTAAACTCAGAAATGCCACCAATCATAACAGCATGGTTTCAATCTGCTAAGGAACTCGGCTATAACGTTTGCGATCCGAATGGAAATCAAACGGAAG GATTTACTCCAGTAGCTATGTCTATGAAAAACGGCGAGCGAGAAAGTACGTACACAGCCTTTGTGAAGCCATACCGGAACTCACGTAAAAGATTAACTGTTCTAACATATTCAGACGTTGATCAg GTTCTTATCAATTCGGACAAAGTAGCTTACGGTGTGCTTTATCGACGCCATGGAATTATTCAAATCGCTCATGCATCCAAAGAAGTAATCGTAAGTGCTGGTACAATCTCGTCACCAATGCTTCTGATAAAGTCAGGAATCGGACCGAAAGACATTTTGGACAAAGCTGAG ATTCCAGTTTTAAGTGACCTTAAAGGTGTTGGGAAAAACTTCCGGGATCATGGAGCAGTAATACTACGCTTTACTGTCAACAACCCGGACACTACTCTATTACAACGACTGGATGAGGACGATGTGCAAAAGGAAATTAAGAAATACCACGAAACTAACCGGAAAGGATTCTTGACTAGAATGGATGTTGGACCACAAGCATTTATTGTTTCATCAAGAGCTAAGGCAGATGGGCAAAACCATTGGCCAGATCTTCAAATCGTTTTTGTTCAGCAACCTGTCGTGGGTAAGGGCGTACCACAGACAACATCActccaaattattttgaatcgaATGAAATCGTCGGGCGAGATCGGATTCAACACTACAGCATATCTGAATGGAGACAGAGATGACTTGAAGTTAGCGCTGATTGATCATCGTCTTTTCTCGGATACTAGTGATGCGGATGTGTTGATTGAAG GCATAGAGCTCGGTCTTCAAATCATGGAAAATACGACATCGTTTCAGAAAATGACTGTAGAATATACAGAAGCGTCTCCCGAACAATGTCGTAGTCTCGCATTTCGGTCGCAGGCGTATTGGAAGTGTTATGTCAAGCAGCGCGGCTACTCTTGGCTGCATATTGTTGGTACTTGCTCAATGGGATCGGGTGCAGATCCATTGGCAGTTGTCGATTCCAGGCTTAG AGTTCGTGGAATTCAACGCTTAAGAGTGGCTGATGCCAGTGTCATGCCCAGAACAAcaaatgcaaatttaaatGCAGGAGTTATGCTTGTTGCTGAGAAAGCGTCTAGAGATATTTTAGATTCTTGGACGGCCACATCGTCAGTgccattttaa
- the LOC119067628 gene encoding uncharacterized protein LOC119067628 has translation MSRSFLNKSLNRSGKKAYASANNNAITENDNRLNNTVCGAPMKAPSIKFQRNNSHPIPKTIWSTSPVRENVKHSSQPKSLRKFLKFIRPNSGKKNHSTYRACAYELDAPALSDDLNASAKAEQNVQSQLYRQNITKRDDVVERAVPNSVLKSSINGIYDVGNDNALNEFVDFVSPVTITDSVQSIGSRPLYQRGKRIDGTKDIISELDELERWSQNISQRILAAAEPTVDMNVNVINCQPREIQPKRSVLRNTIALPVHFSSGYFRKTPVSLRKCCSPDSVSAVLAEEAIERDYDILNNVKHSNIILLMAASYHQKSLVHMTLVLEPVDYTLNYSIHEMDTTMSVGQSISVVQQIASAALYLHECGYIHSNISSHNVLVRENTWCVKLSSFELTTEVDFARTRMELMTEYRHKLSTLNSRCDDARAEDETASMWDQYRQMSKLLPTLKCSPNTQPKHLSKMSRHLSYDTTYRQHLSLHNFQAPELLTTKERFVFPTQKADIYSLCLLLWEMLNNCVPFVVYSQVDMERKIQSNNLSLPFFEREKCQPFMDMFKIGLALTPEKRTIDVQQLITMLENIQFKIQSDKKDQEPHVGRTDTSEDDSHHHHHQNENLHINMVPEEHPINMSLSTSSIFSPNSTEFNQHLHQNEVTSTKTKRRKSTQKFFKKNTFRQLFKDSREAVLSDECESLLSHSQLSKQIEAIASEICLNQSKEDSESKFNSIVAALSSEENEFESKMLEEKPADRGSGNLDSSENNFGENSFLNSPSAWKNEIRLNSGLSTKRLKSANEDIDELLTENHDQSQRLNDSNQLNVSIRIVHNIASPKKSSLVMSKIKFFDSNTKTSCNTPRTSNTKVSNNRRVDDIDVNYSANYPIKDSSFKELVELDDIAPSTLVPNCGTLRMSQREYPLSNVDQPVITSHSKGSHDAAENTKAGASRWPSVRDRILQFEKHSGLTTKPSPPLRVATEFVKSISKYVIGTQSNAVRVTETPTVIRRPVESESIVPGVALDKQIHVFNQMTSARQKQSPEITSNTSQPRRRSAELDDADRPKIVEMIGAYHTTCASRKGLLSPTAEITKDGSCHGQTKYANKDCTGTTKMSADELRASTCDSDADRSFDVTDHSLSSPVTNSQGTPQRRYRVRVQVDQNNHSIEDLYIDDDFDQGLGLGANIELQSDGSDFFNFDFIL, from the exons ATGTCTCGTTCCTTTTTAAACAAATCGTTAAATCGAAGTGGAAAAAAGGCCTATGCATCGGCCAATAACAACGCAATTACCGAGAATGATAATCGCTTGAACAATACTGTTTGTGGAGCACCCATGAAAGCTCCATCCATCAAATTTCAACGAAACAATTCCCATCCAATTCCGAAAACAATTTGGAGTACCTCGCCGGTACGAGAGAATGTAAAACATTCCAGTCAACCAAAGAGTTTACGAAAGTTTCTCAAATTCATTCGACCGAACTCGGGAAAGAAAAACCACTCAACGTATCGAGCTTGTGCATACGAACTTGATGCACCAGCTCTATCAGATGATCTAAATGCGTCTGCAAAGGCTGAGCAAAACGTTCAGAGTCAATTGTACCggcaaaatattaccaaacgTGATGATGTGGTTGAACGTGCAGTCCCAAACAGTGTTCTCAAATCATCCATTAACGGTATCTATGATGTTGGTAACGATAATGCActcaatgaatttgtggatTTTGTTAGTCCGGTCACAATAACAGATTCAGTTCAATCCATCGGTTCGAGGCCATTATATCAGAGAG GTAAAAGAATCGACGGCACAAAGGACATTATATCGGAACTCGATGAGCTAGAACGATGGAGCCAAAATATATCACAAAGAATTTTAGCTGCAGCGGAACCGACTGTAGACATG aacGTTAATGTCATTAATTGCCAACCAAGAGAAATCCAACCGAAGCGAAGTGTTCTAAGGAACACCATTGCATTACCAGTGCATTTTTCGTCGGGATACTTCCGTAAGACACCGGTATCGCTGAGAAAATGTTGTTCACCTGACTCAGTATCCGCAGTACTAGCTGAAGAGGCGATTGAACGAGACTACGATATTTTAAA CAACGTGAAACATTCAAACATCATTCTTTTGATGGCAGCTAGCTACCATCAGAAATCATTGGTACACATGACACTGGTACTGGAGCCCGTCGATTACACACTGAACTATTCCATTCATGAAATGGACACAACAATGTCGGTAGGTCAGTCCATATCGGTTGTTCAACAAATCGCTAGTGCTGCCTTGTATCTCCACGAGTGTGGCTACATCCATTCGAACATCTCCAGCCACAATGTCCTTGTACGAGAAAATACGTGGTGCGTGAAACTTTCATCGTTTGAACTTACGACGGAGGTCGATTTTGCTCGGACGCGAATGGAGCTTATGACCGAATATCGCCATAAATTGTCAACACTGAACAGCCGATGCGACGATGCACGGGCAGAAGATGAGACTGCTTCGATGTGGGATCAGTACAGGCAAATGTCAAAACTGTTGCCAACGCTGAAATGTTCTCCCAATACACAGCCGAAGCATTTGAGTAAGATGTCCAGACATCTAAGCTATGACACCACCTACCGTCAACATCTGTCGCTGCACAATTTTCAAGCACCAGAACTTTTAACCACGAAAGAGCGGTTTGTCTTTCCAACACAAAAGGCTGACATCTACTCGCTGTGTCTACTGCTATGGGAAATGCTGAACAATTGCGTGCCCTTCGTTGTGTATAGTCAAGTGGATATGGAAAGAAAGATCCAATCGAACAATCTGAGTTTGCCGTTTTTTGAACGGGAAAAGTGCCAGCCGTTCATGGACATGTTTAAGATTGGCTTAGCGTTAACTCCTGAAAAACGAACAATCGATGTACAACAATTGATCACAATGCTGGAGAACATCCAGTTTAAAATTCAGTCTGATAAGAAGGACCAGGAACCACACGTAGGACGGACCGATACCAGTGAAGATGACTCCCACCACCATCATCATCAGAATGAGAACCTACACATAAATATGGTTCCAGAGGAGCATCCAATAAATATGAGCTTATCGACAAGTTCAATATTTTCTCCCAATTCTACGGAATTCAATCAACACTTACACCAAAACGAAGTAACCAGCACGAAGACGAAGCGAAGGAAGTctacacaaaaattcttcaagAAAAACACTTTTCGGCAATTGTTCAAGGATTCCAGGGAAGCGGTACTCAGTGACGAATGTGAAAGTTTATTATCTCATTCTCAACTAAGCAAACAGATTGAAGCAATAGCTAGTGAAATTTGTCTTAATCAATCCAAAGAGGATAGTGAAAGCAAGTTCAATTCAATCGTAGCAGCGTTGTCATCCgaggaaaatgaatttgaatcaaaaatgttggaaGAAAAACCGGCAGACAGAGGTAGTGGTAACCTGGACTCGTCGGAGAATAACTTtggagaaaattcatttttaaattctccCAGTGCCTGGAAAAACGAAATCCGACTCAATTCCGGGTTATCAACTAAACGTTTGAAATCAGCGAATGAGGACATCGACGAACTGTTGACTGAAAACCACGATCAATCACAGCGATTGAACGATAGTAATCAATTGAACGTTAGCATACGTATCGTACACAATATTGCCTCACCAAAGAAAAGCTCTCTGGTTatgtcaaaaattaaattttttgattcgaacacgaaaacgtcatgCAACACACCCCGTACATCAAATACTAAAGTTAGCAACAATCGCAGAGTAGACGACATCGACGTAAATTACTCAGCCAATTATCCCATTAAAGATTCGAGTTTCAAAGAATTAGTCGAATTGGACGATATAGCACCTTCCACATTAGTGCCCAATTGCGGCACTTTACGAATGTCCCAAAGAGAATATCCATTGTCAAATGTTGATCAGCCCGTCATAACCAGCCATTCTAAAGGTTCACATGATGCAGCAGAAAATACCAAAGCTGGTGCTTCGAGATGGCCATCGGTACGCGACAGAATTTTGCAATTTGAGAAGCACAGCGGCCTGACTACGAAACCATCGCCACCGTTGCGAGTAGCAACAGAATTTGTGAAAAGCATATCAAAGTACGTAATCGGCACCCAATCAAATGCCGTAAGGGTCACTGAAACACCAACAGTAATCAGGCGGCCTGTTGAGAGTGAAAGTATTGTGCCAGGTGTTGCCTTAGATAAACAGATTCACGTATTTAATCAAATGACCTCGGCTCGTCAAAAACAGTCTCCTGAAATTACATCAAATACGAGTCAACCACGTCGAAGATCGGCAGAATTAGACGATGCAGACCGACCTAAAATTGTGGAGATGATTGGAGCTTATCACACTACGTGTGCCAGCCGAAAAGGATTATTGAGTCCTACTGCGGAAATAACAAAAGATGGATCATGTCATGGTCAAACGAAATATGCTAACAAGGATTGCACAGGCACAACAAAAATGTCGGCAGATGAATTAAGAGCTT
- the LOC119067642 gene encoding endoglucanase-like produces the protein MKVFLVTISLFVVCSALNGSSTRYWDCCKPSCGWNGKGPFVNNKPVTTCAADGVTPVDVNAQSGCNGGNSYTCNNNQPWAVNSNLAYGFVAGRITGQSEWDWCCACYELTFTSGPVSGKKMVVQVTNTGGDLGENHFDIQIPGGGVGLFNGCQSQWQSPADGWGARYGGISSRDQCSQLPSQLQPGCQWRFDWFLNADNPSFSFTQVTCPTAITSKSGCVRSQ, from the exons ATGAAG GTTTTCCTCGTAACAATCTCTCTGTTTGTAGTTTGTTCTGCCCTGAATGGTAGTTCCACGCGGTACTGGGATTGCTGCAAG CCATCCTGTGGATGGAACGGCAAAGGACCTTTTGTCAACAACAAGCCGGTTACGACATGCGCAGCCGATGGTGTGACACCTGTAGATGTTAATGCACAAAGTGGATGCAACGGAGGAA ATTCTTACACTTGCAACAATAACCAACCATGGGCTGTCAACAGTAACCTTGCATATGGTTTCGTTGCTGGCCGGATTACAGGACAATCGGAATGGGACTGGTGTTGTGCTTGCTACGAATTGACCTTCACTTCCGGTCCAGTTAGTGGGAAGAAAATGGTTGTTCAAGTAACAAATACTGGCGGAGATCTTGGT GAAAATCATTTCGATATTCAAATTCCTGGAGGTGGAGTCGGACTCTTTAACGGTTGTCAGTCCCAATGGCAATCCCCTGCTGACGGTTGGGGAG CCCGATATGGAGGTATCAGCAGCAGAGATCAATGCAGTCAACTTCCATCTCAACTTCAACCAGGGTGCCAATGGAGATTTGATTGGTTCCTCAATGCTGACAATCCATCCTTTAGCTTTACCCAAGTTACATGTCCAACTGCTATCACTTCCAAGTCTGGATGCGTCCGCAGCCAATAA
- the LOC119067640 gene encoding meprin A subunit beta-like codes for MQLLLVVLAVIQLVWAGPLPKEYVANTAENLALIKSGDYKQNIESLGGQFEGDMILDERQKRALLGLEKTGLINLNYRWPDAVVPYVYADGYFTQAQIEHIERELRLIEAASCVRFVQRTDEANYVEVIGEASGCWSQVGNLRRGRQQLNLQLFEPGTGCFRNGTAAHEFLHTLGFYHMQSATERDEYVTIAWDNIIPGMEHNFNIFDANVITNFGVKYDVLSLMHYNAYGFTRNGFATIVPHDISLIDGMGNSGGMTDLDKQRLNAMYCSATH; via the exons ATGCAATTACTACTAGTTGTGTTAGCGGTCATTCAATTGGTATGGGCTGGACCATTGCCAAAGGAATATGTAGCGAATACGGCTGAGAACT TGGCACTCATCAAATCCGGAGACTACAAGCAAAACATTGAATCACTTGGTGGTCAATTCGAAGGCGACATGATACTTGACGAGAGACAAAAACGCGCCCTGTTAGGTCTGGAAAAAACTGGACTAATTAATTTGAACTATCGCTGGCCGGACGCAGTTGTTCCATATGTGTATGCTGATGGTTATTTCACTCAAGCTCAAATCGAACACATTGAACGTGAATTAAGATTGATTGAGGCAGCTAGTTGCGTTCGCTTCGTTCAACGCACCGACGAAGCGAATTATGTTGAAGTGATT GGCGAAGCTAGTGGCTGTTGGTCACAAGTCGGTAACCTGAGACGCGGCCGTCAGCAATTGAATCTTCAACTGTTCGAACCGGGAACTGGTTGTTTCCGTAATGGTACAGCTGCCCATGAATTTCTGCACACACTCGGATTCTATCACATGCAAAGTGCAACGGAAAGAGACGAATACGTTACCATTGCATGGGACAATATTATTCCGGGAATGgaacataatttcaacatatttGATGCCAATGTGATAACGAATTTCGGTGTTAAATACGATGTGCTCAGTCTGATGCACTATAACGCTTATGGATTCACTAGAAATGGATTCGCGACAATTGTTCCGCAT gATATCAGTTTGATTGATG GTATGGGTAATTCCGGCGGTATGACTGACTTAGATAAACAACGTTTGAATGCTATGTACTGCTCAGCCAcgcactaa